From Achromobacter spanius, a single genomic window includes:
- a CDS encoding ABC transporter permease → MTQTSASLAQGVTAPAPARPRPGFRVPVLATQLLILAVLFGAWEAAVRTGAVSGFLFGSPAGVVQAGWKLIVSGELWEHANYTLWASAAGFVVGTVVGTIPGLALWYSPYGAKVVEPFLVAINSVPKIAFAPLVILWFGTGLISKVALSISLTSIVALLAAFQAAKDADPDIQKMLVSLGATKRQIFSKVVVPSATPAIIATFRINIGFALVGTVVGEFISSKYGLGHIIFVASSLYDLNTVWVGIFSLMLLGFVLYAGVDIAEKRLLRWKDQTYATQFKL, encoded by the coding sequence ATGACCCAGACCTCCGCATCTCTTGCCCAGGGCGTCACTGCGCCCGCGCCCGCGCGCCCGCGTCCGGGCTTTCGCGTTCCCGTCCTGGCGACGCAGCTTCTCATTCTTGCCGTGCTGTTCGGTGCATGGGAAGCCGCCGTGCGAACCGGCGCTGTGTCGGGCTTTTTGTTCGGATCCCCGGCCGGCGTGGTGCAGGCGGGGTGGAAGCTGATCGTGTCCGGCGAACTCTGGGAGCACGCCAACTACACGCTGTGGGCGTCGGCCGCAGGGTTCGTCGTCGGCACCGTGGTGGGCACCATTCCGGGCCTGGCGCTGTGGTATTCGCCCTATGGCGCCAAAGTCGTCGAACCCTTTCTGGTCGCCATCAACAGCGTGCCCAAGATCGCGTTCGCGCCGCTGGTGATCCTGTGGTTCGGCACGGGCCTGATTTCCAAGGTGGCGCTGTCGATCTCGCTGACGTCCATCGTCGCGCTGCTGGCCGCCTTTCAGGCTGCCAAGGACGCGGACCCGGACATCCAGAAGATGCTCGTATCGCTGGGCGCCACCAAACGCCAGATCTTTTCGAAGGTCGTCGTGCCGTCGGCCACGCCCGCCATCATCGCCACGTTCCGCATCAACATCGGCTTTGCGCTGGTGGGCACGGTCGTGGGCGAGTTCATCTCATCCAAGTACGGCCTGGGCCACATCATCTTCGTCGCCTCGTCGCTCTATGACCTCAATACGGTCTGGGTCGGCATCTTCTCGCTGATGCTGCTGGGCTTTGTCCTGTATGCGGGCGTGGACATCGCCGAAAAGCGCTTGCTGCGCTGGAAAGACCAGACCTACGCCACTCAATTCAAACTGTGA
- a CDS encoding DUF1624 domain-containing protein: MASLISPPAATRLRSIDALRGLVIVIMLLDHVRETFFLHHQVGDPMDVSATPPDLFFSRLLAHLCAPVFIFLTGLSAWLYGAKAGDRGATAAFLAKRGAFLIALEVIVVNFAWTFQFPPSVVYLQVIWVIGLSMLSLAALLWLPRWALVVVGVVLVAGHNALDAVHFAAGHAMHVPWAVLHDRGWIEVSDTLRLRTSYPLLPWIGVIALGYAAGPWFQPGSDAAVRQRRLWTAGLAAVAGFVVLRALNGYGQSQKWAVQDDALHTVMSFVNITKYPPSLMFLLLTLGLGLCLLVLIERAQSAGWVRALCVFGAAPMFFYLLHLYVLKALYLGGETIWGLNQGKYFGVDGMASVWLISILLAVALFWPVRWFGRLKAARRDIAWLKYL; the protein is encoded by the coding sequence ATGGCTTCTCTGATTTCCCCTCCCGCCGCCACCCGGCTGCGCTCCATCGACGCGCTGCGCGGCCTGGTCATCGTCATCATGCTGCTCGACCATGTGCGCGAAACCTTCTTCCTGCATCATCAGGTCGGCGACCCGATGGACGTGTCCGCCACGCCGCCGGACCTGTTCTTCTCGCGCCTGCTCGCGCATCTGTGCGCGCCGGTGTTCATCTTTCTGACGGGCCTGTCGGCCTGGCTGTACGGCGCGAAGGCCGGCGACCGCGGCGCGACGGCTGCGTTTCTGGCCAAGCGGGGCGCATTCCTGATCGCGCTCGAAGTCATCGTCGTGAACTTTGCGTGGACGTTCCAGTTTCCGCCTTCCGTCGTGTATCTGCAGGTGATCTGGGTGATCGGCCTGTCCATGCTGTCGCTGGCGGCCTTGCTGTGGTTGCCGCGCTGGGCGCTGGTCGTCGTGGGCGTGGTGCTGGTCGCTGGCCACAATGCACTGGATGCCGTGCACTTTGCCGCGGGCCACGCGATGCACGTGCCTTGGGCAGTGCTGCATGATCGCGGCTGGATCGAGGTGAGCGACACGCTGCGCCTGCGCACGTCGTACCCGTTGCTGCCGTGGATCGGCGTGATTGCGCTGGGTTATGCGGCCGGACCGTGGTTCCAGCCGGGTTCGGACGCGGCCGTGCGTCAACGCCGTCTGTGGACGGCCGGGCTGGCGGCGGTGGCGGGCTTTGTGGTCCTGCGCGCGCTCAATGGCTACGGGCAGTCGCAGAAGTGGGCCGTGCAGGATGACGCGCTGCACACCGTCATGAGCTTTGTGAACATCACCAAATATCCGCCGTCGCTGATGTTCCTGCTGCTGACATTGGGGTTGGGACTGTGCCTGCTGGTGCTGATCGAACGCGCGCAGTCGGCCGGTTGGGTCCGCGCGCTGTGCGTGTTTGGCGCCGCGCCCATGTTCTTCTATCTGCTGCACCTGTATGTGCTGAAGGCGCTGTACCTGGGCGGCGAAACCATCTGGGGCCTGAACCAGGGCAAGTACTTCGGCGTCGATGGCATGGCGTCGGTGTGGCTGATTTCGATCCTGCTGGCCGTGGCGCTGTTCTGGCCCGTGCGCTGGTTCGGACGCCTGAAGGCCGCGCGCCGCGATATCGCCTGGCTCAAGTACCTGTGA
- a CDS encoding porin encodes MAARKFAAGVAALMAPWAADAQQNTVTLYGVVDLSIAGFSTQERGTAINMQSGVQSGSRWGLRGSEDLGNGLRANFQLESGFLATNGNSAQGRRLFGRAAWVGVSGGFGDLRLGRQTSVSSATLADYDAFLASYLITGAQTALLPYNANRADNTVSYWTPSVGGLRAGVDASLDYDGGGGFRTASTNKLYSAAVVFDQPGYSIAATYEGASWADGTLQSAAMANAGADRRPYAYTLAGRATVDAFTLYAGWSVMRNGSTIPAVPSPGQRVYFPGSTVHGVMAGAAWRTGASTVMASWQGSLPGGGALERDGATHSQQIYSAGYVYDLSKRTNVYAIYGYMRGAWDDPSWHQSQYAVGMRHRF; translated from the coding sequence ATGGCAGCACGCAAGTTTGCCGCGGGCGTCGCGGCATTGATGGCGCCATGGGCGGCCGACGCGCAGCAGAACACGGTAACGCTGTATGGCGTCGTCGATCTGAGCATCGCGGGCTTTTCCACGCAGGAGCGCGGCACGGCCATCAACATGCAGTCGGGCGTGCAGTCCGGCTCGCGCTGGGGGCTGCGCGGCAGCGAAGACCTGGGCAACGGCCTGCGCGCGAACTTCCAGCTGGAAAGCGGCTTTCTGGCCACCAACGGCAACTCGGCGCAAGGCAGACGCCTGTTCGGACGCGCGGCGTGGGTGGGCGTGTCGGGCGGTTTCGGCGACCTTCGGCTGGGGCGGCAGACCTCGGTGTCGTCCGCCACGCTGGCGGACTACGATGCGTTCCTGGCGTCGTACCTGATCACGGGCGCGCAGACCGCGCTGCTGCCGTATAACGCCAATCGCGCCGACAACACGGTGTCGTACTGGACTCCATCCGTGGGCGGCCTGCGCGCGGGTGTGGACGCCAGCCTGGACTATGACGGGGGCGGCGGCTTTCGGACCGCGTCCACCAACAAGCTGTACAGCGCCGCAGTGGTGTTCGACCAGCCGGGCTATTCGATCGCCGCGACCTACGAGGGCGCGAGCTGGGCGGACGGAACGCTGCAATCGGCCGCCATGGCGAACGCCGGGGCCGACCGCCGGCCGTACGCGTACACGCTTGCGGGCCGCGCGACGGTGGACGCGTTCACGCTCTACGCCGGCTGGTCGGTGATGCGCAACGGCTCCACCATCCCTGCGGTGCCGTCACCCGGGCAGCGCGTGTACTTTCCAGGCAGCACGGTGCACGGCGTGATGGCGGGCGCCGCCTGGCGCACGGGCGCGAGCACCGTGATGGCGTCGTGGCAGGGCAGCCTGCCGGGAGGCGGTGCGCTCGAGCGCGATGGCGCCACGCATTCCCAGCAGATCTATTCGGCAGGCTACGTGTACGACCTGTCCAAGCGCACCAATGTGTATGCCATCTACGGCTACATGCGGGGCGCCTGGGACGATCCGTCCTGGCATCAGTCCCAGTACGCGGTGGGCATGCGCCACCGCTTCTGA
- a CDS encoding HpcH/HpaI aldolase/citrate lyase family protein, whose product MALRSLLFVPGDSERKLAKAPASGADALILDLEDAVDAARLPVARGMVREYLAARPASGPELWVRINPLDSGLALDDLAEVVRGRPDAILLPKGQGAPDIVVLDHYLSALEVREGLPAGGIGIMPVATETAGAMFNLGGYAGCSPRLRGLTWGAEDLAAVLGAASNRREDGEYDLTYELARSLCLLGATAAGVPAIDTIWGNFRDAEGLQRDAARARRAGFTGKIAIHPDQVAPINQAFTPDPADVARARRIVQAFEDAPGVGTLQLDGEMLDRPHLKQALRILASAPAGG is encoded by the coding sequence ATGGCGTTGAGATCGTTGTTGTTCGTTCCCGGGGACAGCGAGCGCAAGCTGGCCAAGGCACCAGCCAGCGGCGCGGACGCGCTGATCCTGGATCTGGAGGACGCGGTGGACGCTGCGCGGCTGCCGGTCGCGCGCGGCATGGTGCGCGAATACCTGGCGGCGCGTCCCGCGTCTGGGCCCGAGCTTTGGGTGCGCATCAACCCGCTGGATTCGGGACTGGCGCTGGATGACCTGGCGGAAGTGGTCCGCGGGCGCCCGGACGCAATCCTGCTGCCCAAAGGGCAGGGGGCGCCGGACATTGTCGTGCTGGACCACTATCTGTCGGCGCTGGAAGTGCGCGAGGGCCTGCCGGCTGGCGGCATCGGCATCATGCCCGTCGCCACCGAAACGGCCGGTGCGATGTTCAACCTGGGCGGATACGCCGGATGCAGCCCGCGGCTGCGCGGCCTGACGTGGGGCGCGGAGGACCTGGCCGCCGTGCTGGGCGCGGCCAGCAACCGGCGCGAGGATGGCGAATACGACCTGACTTATGAACTGGCGCGCTCGTTGTGCCTGCTCGGCGCCACCGCGGCCGGCGTGCCCGCCATCGACACGATCTGGGGCAACTTCCGCGACGCAGAAGGCCTCCAAAGGGATGCGGCGCGGGCGCGGCGCGCAGGTTTCACCGGCAAGATCGCCATTCACCCCGATCAGGTGGCGCCCATCAACCAGGCGTTCACGCCCGACCCGGCCGACGTGGCGCGCGCACGGCGCATCGTGCAGGCCTTCGAGGATGCGCCGGGCGTGGGCACCTTGCAGCTCGACGGCGAAATGCTGGATCGCCCGCATCTCAAGCAGGCCCTTCGCATCCTCGCCAGCGCACCGGCAGGCGGCTGA
- a CDS encoding ABC transporter ATP-binding protein, producing the protein MSPTPPLKLEIRNLSKRFHTDTGPVQVLDDISLNAASGEFVSIIGPSGCGKSTLFNILTGLLEHDAGAIALDGRPLPNLRGRVGYMLQRDLLMPWRTVLDNVLVGLEIRGAPKAESVERAREYLDTFGLLPFQDSYPKALSGGMRQRVALARTLLPDPDVLLLDEPFSALDYQTRLFLESMLAETVSKQGKTVVLVTHDIDEAIALSERIFVLSARPGRLKSEHRIELGTRSPLHARHDSRFPGYFDLLCQELDIQTARKDGTHA; encoded by the coding sequence ATGAGCCCTACCCCGCCCCTGAAACTTGAGATCCGCAATCTCTCCAAACGCTTCCACACCGACACCGGCCCGGTGCAGGTTCTGGACGACATCAGCCTGAACGCCGCCAGCGGCGAGTTCGTCAGCATCATCGGCCCGTCCGGCTGCGGCAAGTCCACGCTGTTCAACATCCTGACCGGCCTCCTGGAGCACGACGCCGGCGCCATCGCACTGGACGGCCGCCCGCTGCCCAACCTGCGCGGGCGCGTCGGCTACATGCTGCAGCGCGACCTGCTGATGCCGTGGCGCACCGTGCTGGACAACGTCCTGGTCGGTCTGGAAATCCGCGGCGCGCCCAAGGCCGAATCCGTGGAACGCGCACGCGAATACCTGGACACCTTCGGCCTGCTGCCCTTTCAGGACAGCTATCCGAAGGCACTGTCCGGCGGCATGCGCCAGCGCGTGGCCCTGGCCCGCACGCTGTTGCCCGACCCCGACGTGCTGTTGCTGGACGAGCCCTTTTCGGCGCTGGACTACCAGACCCGCCTGTTCCTGGAATCCATGCTGGCCGAGACCGTCAGCAAGCAAGGCAAGACCGTGGTGCTGGTGACGCACGACATCGACGAAGCCATCGCGCTGTCCGAGCGCATCTTCGTCCTGAGCGCCCGCCCCGGCCGCCTGAAAAGCGAGCACCGCATCGAGCTGGGCACGCGCTCGCCGCTGCATGCGCGCCACGACAGCCGCTTTCCCGGCTATTTCGACCTGCTGTGCCAGGAACTCGACATACAGACCGCCCGCAAGGACGGCACCCACGCATGA
- a CDS encoding Bug family tripartite tricarboxylate transporter substrate binding protein, giving the protein MLRDVFKPLCAAALLACGLTGRAAQAADYPNQPVKLVTAFGAGSASDIVARLIAERLQAALGQPVIVENRPGASGQVATDLVARAQPDGYTIMLATNTTHSSNPHLYKSLRYNPVKDFTPLVQVCNFPFVLAVSAKLPISSVDDLLRYGKANPGSLNYAYGNSTGQISAASFDKLTGLGATAVPYKSTPQAMTDIIGGRATFMFVDLASAAAHIQAGTLKALAVSTEKRSTLAPNLPSVSEALGQPGFDLAAWVGIFGPAKLPAPIAQRLGDELYKIVSAPDFKQKLTQMGAEPTPAQASAFGPFVVQQEKVWGDKVRQAGIQAE; this is encoded by the coding sequence ATGTTGCGTGATGTGTTCAAGCCGCTCTGCGCGGCGGCGTTGCTTGCGTGCGGCCTGACAGGGCGTGCCGCGCAGGCGGCGGATTATCCGAATCAGCCGGTGAAGCTGGTCACGGCATTCGGCGCGGGCAGCGCCAGCGACATCGTCGCGCGGCTGATCGCCGAGCGCCTGCAGGCCGCGCTGGGACAGCCCGTGATCGTCGAAAACCGGCCTGGCGCATCGGGCCAGGTGGCCACGGACCTGGTCGCGCGCGCCCAGCCGGACGGCTACACGATCATGCTGGCCACCAACACCACGCATTCGTCCAATCCGCATCTGTACAAGAGCCTGCGCTACAACCCCGTCAAGGACTTCACGCCGCTGGTGCAGGTGTGCAATTTTCCGTTTGTGCTGGCCGTCAGCGCCAAGTTGCCGATCAGCAGCGTGGACGATCTGTTGCGCTACGGCAAGGCCAATCCGGGCAGCCTGAATTACGCGTATGGCAACAGCACCGGCCAGATCTCGGCCGCGTCGTTCGACAAGCTGACCGGCCTGGGGGCGACGGCCGTGCCCTACAAGAGCACGCCGCAGGCAATGACGGACATCATCGGCGGGCGCGCCACGTTCATGTTCGTGGACCTGGCGTCGGCGGCCGCGCACATCCAGGCCGGCACGCTCAAGGCCCTGGCTGTGTCTACGGAAAAGCGCAGCACGCTTGCGCCCAATCTGCCCAGCGTGTCCGAAGCGCTGGGGCAACCGGGCTTCGACCTTGCCGCGTGGGTGGGCATCTTTGGCCCGGCGAAACTCCCGGCGCCCATTGCGCAGCGGCTGGGCGATGAACTCTACAAGATCGTCTCGGCGCCGGACTTCAAGCAGAAGCTGACGCAGATGGGCGCGGAACCCACGCCGGCGCAGGCGTCGGCATTTGGACCGTTTGTCGTGCAGCAGGAGAAGGTGTGGGGCGACAAGGTCAGGCAGGCGGGCATTCAGGCTGAGTAA
- a CDS encoding CaiB/BaiF CoA transferase family protein, protein MDALQGLRVVDFSKVLAGPLCTQYLGDMGAEVIKVEPLKGDDTRRWPPFRQDDGTVFLSVNRNKRSIALDLKSPEGREAAQRLIATADIVVESFGPGVASRLGIDYASAVALRPDVVYCSISGFGSKGPLRRGKGYDVILQAFCGMMSITGEEDGPAIRSPISPIDQATGMHAATGILAAVVRRLRTGKGCQVEASLFDTSVGFMGYVMQSYWERGTEPRRWGSAHESLCPYQVFDASDRPLLLGVANDSLWRTFCSEVGRPDLAEDPRYATNADRVRNRPEVLALVAQVMREDTRDGWIARLAQAGIPCAPIQAVGEVLAHEHMAASEMIYRFADSAHGELNVVSQPLRFDGERPKPTSPPPTVGQHTRQVLAELGYDEAAIQRHLAMRAPAVSAAA, encoded by the coding sequence ATGGATGCGTTGCAAGGTTTGCGGGTGGTGGATTTTTCCAAGGTGCTGGCCGGGCCGTTGTGCACGCAGTACCTGGGCGACATGGGCGCGGAAGTCATCAAGGTGGAACCGCTCAAGGGCGACGACACGCGGCGCTGGCCGCCGTTTCGGCAGGACGACGGCACCGTGTTCCTGAGCGTGAATCGCAACAAGCGCAGCATCGCGCTGGACCTGAAATCGCCGGAAGGCCGCGAGGCCGCCCAGCGGCTGATCGCCACCGCCGACATCGTGGTCGAGAGTTTCGGGCCCGGCGTTGCCAGCCGCCTGGGCATCGATTACGCCAGCGCGGTGGCGCTGCGGCCTGACGTGGTCTATTGCAGCATTTCGGGCTTTGGCAGCAAGGGACCTTTGCGGCGCGGCAAGGGTTACGACGTCATCCTGCAGGCGTTCTGCGGCATGATGTCGATCACCGGCGAAGAGGACGGGCCCGCGATCCGCAGTCCGATTTCGCCCATCGACCAGGCCACGGGCATGCACGCGGCTACCGGCATCCTGGCCGCCGTGGTCCGGCGGCTGCGCACCGGCAAGGGCTGCCAGGTCGAGGCGTCGCTGTTCGACACGTCCGTGGGCTTCATGGGTTACGTCATGCAGAGCTACTGGGAGCGCGGCACCGAGCCTCGGCGGTGGGGCTCCGCGCACGAATCCTTGTGCCCGTATCAGGTGTTCGACGCCAGTGACCGCCCCTTGCTGCTGGGCGTCGCAAACGACTCTCTGTGGCGCACCTTCTGCAGCGAGGTCGGCCGGCCCGACCTGGCAGAGGACCCGCGTTACGCCACGAACGCGGACCGCGTGCGCAACCGGCCCGAGGTGCTGGCATTGGTGGCGCAGGTCATGCGCGAAGACACGCGGGACGGATGGATCGCGCGGCTGGCGCAGGCCGGCATTCCCTGCGCGCCCATCCAGGCGGTGGGCGAAGTGCTGGCGCACGAACACATGGCCGCCAGCGAAATGATCTACCGCTTTGCGGATTCGGCGCACGGCGAACTGAACGTGGTATCGCAGCCGCTGCGCTTTGACGGCGAACGGCCCAAGCCCACGTCGCCGCCGCCCACGGTCGGCCAGCATACGCGGCAGGTCCTGGCGGAACTCGGTTACGACGAGGCGGCGATACAGCGCCATCTGGCAATGCGGGCGCCGGCGGTCTCGGCGGCGGCATGA
- a CDS encoding ABC transporter substrate-binding protein, whose protein sequence is MKIRSSLHIAAVAAASLLSVSTMAADKANDKAVVSAAFKSVFYLPVYFAEEHGYFKDEGLDVRIDVASSSTNALAAVISRSADFSLHGPEWTAISFGRGAPVKVVGGTLNRLGVWLTCKPAFAFDGFKSLKGATIATGAMPTTSSSAFIKLVKNAGLDPKRDVNLLEVPLGNEIGPLSSGQADCAVLYEPGASQAQAQGFKVVSAFSREIGPYTFSAISTRQDISPQVSQKFVSGIDRALKTIRKDPAAAVASGLKLFPNLDPAVVRASVQRLIDDGVFADSVAVPEQALKDALQTQIDLGNLDRIPADGKWLDLGYADSIAGKAY, encoded by the coding sequence ATGAAAATCCGATCCTCCCTGCACATCGCCGCCGTCGCGGCTGCTTCCCTGCTGTCCGTCTCGACCATGGCCGCCGACAAGGCCAACGACAAAGCCGTGGTCTCCGCCGCGTTCAAGTCCGTGTTCTACCTGCCGGTGTATTTCGCCGAGGAACACGGCTACTTCAAGGACGAAGGGCTGGACGTGCGCATCGACGTTGCGTCGTCTTCGACCAACGCGCTGGCCGCCGTCATTTCCCGAAGCGCCGACTTTTCGCTGCACGGCCCCGAATGGACCGCGATCTCCTTCGGCCGCGGCGCGCCGGTCAAAGTAGTGGGCGGCACGCTGAACCGCCTGGGCGTGTGGCTGACCTGCAAGCCGGCCTTCGCGTTTGATGGCTTCAAGAGCCTGAAAGGCGCCACCATCGCCACCGGCGCCATGCCGACCACCAGCTCGTCCGCGTTCATCAAGCTGGTCAAGAACGCCGGCCTGGACCCCAAGCGCGACGTGAACCTGCTGGAAGTGCCGCTGGGCAACGAGATCGGCCCGCTCAGTTCCGGTCAGGCCGACTGCGCGGTGCTCTACGAACCGGGCGCCTCGCAGGCGCAGGCTCAGGGCTTCAAGGTGGTTTCCGCGTTCTCGCGCGAGATCGGTCCTTACACGTTCTCTGCCATCTCCACGCGCCAGGACATTTCGCCCCAGGTCTCGCAGAAGTTCGTGTCCGGCATCGACCGCGCGCTCAAGACGATCCGCAAGGACCCCGCCGCCGCCGTGGCCAGCGGCCTGAAGCTCTTTCCCAATCTGGACCCCGCCGTCGTGCGCGCGTCGGTGCAGCGCCTGATCGACGACGGCGTGTTCGCCGATTCCGTGGCCGTGCCCGAGCAAGCCTTGAAGGACGCGCTCCAGACCCAGATCGATCTGGGCAATCTGGACCGCATCCCCGCGGATGGCAAATGGCTGGACCTTGGCTACGCCGATTCGATTGCCGGGAAGGCATACTGA